A window of the Alnus glutinosa chromosome 4, dhAlnGlut1.1, whole genome shotgun sequence genome harbors these coding sequences:
- the LOC133867188 gene encoding caffeic acid 3-O-methyltransferase-like gives MASTQNQWDQKPSINKEDDDAVLHAMLLSTSQVIPMVLNAAIELNLFDIIASRANRDGYMSPSEISSQLPTKNPDGAPFLLDRMLRLLASYSLLTFSMRTCEDGRVERLYGLSPAGKFYVRNEHGAYLGSLALLNFYGKEADAWHHLKDAILEEGNLFTKVYGTSVFECMEADPRLNNLLNTAMADLSEMVMKRVLETYKGFEGVSLLVDVAGGTGATLNRVISMYPSIKGVNFDLPQVIKHAPSYPGIKHVGGDMYVSIPKGDAIILKSTCHNWSDEQCIKLLKNCNKALQKNGKVIIIDHVMPEAPESSDAAKFVSSTDIVMLVNPGGKERTEKEFEGLSKSSGFSGFRLICRVYHVLGVMELYK, from the exons atggcTTCAACACAAAACCAGTGGGATCAAAAGCCCTCCATTAACAAAGAAGATGACGATGCAGTTCTCCATGCCATGCTGCTGTCCACCTCTCAAGTAATTCCCATGGTATTGAACGCAGCCATTGAGCTCAACCTGTTCGACATCATTGCTAGTCGGGCAAACCGGGATGGTTACATGTCGCCCTCTGAgatttcttctcagcttcccaCGAAAAACCCCGATGGCGCGCCTTTTCTGCTCGATCGCATGCTCCGTTTACTTGCAAGCTACTCACTTCTTACTTTCTCTATGCGCACCTGCGAAGATGGAAGGGTTGAGAGACTCTATGGACTCTCACCGGCCGGCAAATTCTACGTTCGAAATGAACATGGTGCCTACTTGGGTTCCCTCGCATTACTTAATTTTTACGGAAAGGAAGCAGACGCCtg GCACCATCTTAAGGATGCTATTCTTGAAGAAGGTAATCTATTTACAAAGGTCTATGGGACCAGTGTCTTCGAATGCATGGAAGCTGATCCAAGATTGAACAATCTTCTTAACACGGCTATGGCTGATCTCTCCGAAATGGTCATGAAAAGAGTTCTTGAGACATACAAAGGATTTGAGGGAGTATCATTGCTGGTTGATGTTGCTGGTGGCACTGGGGCAACCCTCAACAGGGTCATTTCCATGTACCCTTCCATTAAAGGCGTTAACTTTGATTTGCCTCAAGTGATAAAACATGCGCCATCTTATCCAG GTATCAAGCATGTTGGAGGAGATATGTATGTTAGTATTCCAAAAGGTGACGCCATTATTTTAAAG AGTACATGTCATAATTGGAGTGATGAACAATGCATAAAACTTTTGAAGAATTGCAATAAAGCACTGCAAAAAAATGGAAAGGTGATTATCATTGACCACGTAATGCCAGAGGCACCTGAGTCAAGTGATGCTGCTAAGTTCGTTTCTTCCACTGATATTGTCATGCTTGTTAACCCTGGAGGGAAAGAAAGAACTGAAAAGGAGTTCGAGGGATTGAGCAAGAGTTCGGGATTTTCGGGTTTTCGTCTAATCTGCCGTGTTTACCATGTTTTGGGAGTCATGGAACTTTACAAATAA
- the LOC133865774 gene encoding caffeic acid 3-O-methyltransferase-like, translating to MGSTENHLDKPFPANKEDDDACLYAIHLSTSFTFHMVFKAAIELKLFDIIASRGSQPDAYMSPSEIASQLPTKNSDAPYLLDRMLRLLTSYSLLTCSVRTGEDGRVQRLYGIAPAGKFYVQNEDGYSLGAVPLFSLHPPLAEVWFHLKDAVLENGNLFEKVHGKSIFQYMDSDPTVNTLFSNAMAAHSGIALKKVLETYKGFEGVSVLVDVAGGFGAALNMIISKYPSIKGINFDLPHVIKQAPSYAGIEHVEGDMFAAVPKGDAIVLKCTCHDWSDESCVSLLKNCNKALEENGKVIIIDYLMPEVPESSVAAKHISVYDNAMVFNLGGKERTEKEFEALSKSSGFSGFQVVCRAYNALGVMELYK from the exons ATGGGTTCCACAGAAAACCATTTGGATAAGCCCTTCCCCGCTAACAAAGAGGATGACGATGCATGTCTCTATGCCATTCACTTGTCCACCTCCTTCACCTTTCACATGGTATTCAAAGCTGCCATCGAACTCAAACTGTTCGACATCATTGCCAGTCGGGGAAGCCAGCCGGATGCTTACATGTCGCCCTCTGAGATTGCTTCTCAGCTTCCCACAAAAAACTCCGATGCCCCTTATCTGCTTGATCGCATGCTCCGTTTACTTACAAGCTACTCGCTTCTTACTTGCTCTGTGAGAACCGGCGAAGATGGAAGGGTTCAGAGACTCTATGGAATCGCACCGGCCGGCAAATTCTATGTTCAAAATGAAGATGGATACTCCCTTGGTGCGGTGCCGCTATTTTCTCTTCACCCACCCCTGGCGGAGGTTTG GTTTCATCTTAAGGATGCTGTTCTTGAAAATGGCAATCTATTTGAAAAGGTCCATGGGAAATCCATCTTCCAATACATGGACTCTGATCCAACAGTGAACACACTTTTTAGCAACGCTATGGCTGCTCACTCCGGGATAGCCTTGAAAAAGGTTCTCGAGACATACAAAGGATTTGAGGGAGTGTCAGTGCTGGTTGATGTTGCTGGTGGCTTCGGAGCAGCCCTCAACATGATCATTTCCAAGTACCCTTCCATTAAAGGCATCAACTTTGATTTGCCTCATGTGATCAAACAGGCGCCATCTTACGCAGGAATTGAGCATGTCGAAGGGGACATGTTTGCAGCTGTCCCAAAAGGTGACGCCATTGTATTAAAG TGTACATGTCATGACTGGAGTGATGAAAGTTGCGTAAGTCTTTTGAAGAACTGCAATAAAGCACTGGAAGAAAATGGGAAGGTGATTATCATTGACTATCTAATGCCAGAGGTACCTGAGTCAAGTGTTGCTGCTAAACATATTAGTGTCTATGATAATGCCATGGTTTTTAACCTTGGAGGGAAGGAAAGAACTGAGAAGGAGTTTGAGGCCTTGAGCAAGAGTTCAGGATTTTCTGGTTTTCAGGTTGTCTGCCGTGCCTACAATGCTTTGGGAGTAATGGAACTTTACAAGTAA